One Amblyomma americanum isolate KBUSLIRL-KWMA chromosome 8, ASM5285725v1, whole genome shotgun sequence DNA window includes the following coding sequences:
- the Pect gene encoding phosphoethanolamine cytidylyltransferase isoform X1 produces MSGEPANDGLVRVWCDGCYDMVHFGHANQLRQAKAMGDYLVVGVHTDEEIKKHKGPPVFTEQERYKMVRAIKWVDEVVEGAPYITTIETLDKYKCNFCVHGDDITLDASGEDTYRYVKESGRYKECQRTAGISTTDLVGRMLLMTKQHHHRGAKEYGVDKEHAGNISKFSGFDGLTATCVNGNSDSTTHSPWTGISQFLPTTQKIIQFAEGKEPKSTDRIVYVAGAFDLFHVGYLDFLEKAKAEGDYLIVGLHTDPVVNRYKGYNYPIMNLHERVLSVLACKYVNEVVIGAPYSVTKDLMEHFRVHVVCHGKTPIMQDVDGSDPYAEPKRVGKFKTLDSKNKLTTHDLVQRIIRNRLLYETRNYEKERKEMAIYDAWLLSQQNNHASHNNNVGD; encoded by the exons ATGAGCGGAGAACCGGCGAACGACGGCCTCGTACGAGTCTGGTGCGACGGCTG TTATGACATGGTGCATTttgggcatgccaatcaactccgACAG GCGAAGGCAATGGGTGATTACCTTGTGGTGGGAGTGCACACTGATG AGGAGATCAAAAAACACAAGGGGCCACCTGTGTTCACCGAGCAGGAGCGGTACAAGATGGTGCGCGCTATCAAATGGGTCGACGAG GTCGTCGAAGGCGCTCCCTACATCACCACGATAGAAACCTTGGACAAatacaagtgcaacttttgtgttCATGGAG atgacatcacacttgaCGCCTCTGGGGAAGACACCTATCGCTACGTCAAGGAGAGTGGTCGTTACAA GGAATGTCAACGGACAGCAGGCATTTCAACCACAGATCTCGTTGGCCG CATGCTTCTAATGACCAAGCAGCACCACCATCGAGGCGCCAAAGAGTACGGCGTGGACAAGGAACATGCAGGCAACATCAGCAAG TTCTCTGGTTTTGATGGTCTAACCGCGACCTGCGTCAATGGAAATAGC GACTCCACAACGCACAGCCCCTGGACTGGAATCTCTCAATTTCTGCCAACAACACAGAAGATCATACAATTTGCAGAGGGCAAGGAACCAAAG AGCACAGACCGCATTGTTTACGTTGCGGGAGCCTTCGACCTTTTTC ACGTGGGCTACTTAGACTTCTTGGAGAAAGCCAAGGCCGAAGGAGACTATCTCATAGTGGGACTCCACACAGATCCC gtGGTGAACAGGTACAAAGGGTACAATTACCCCATCATGAACCTCCACGAGCGTGTCCTGAGTGTCTTGGCATGCAAG TACGTCAATGAAGTTGTCATAGGAGCTCCCTATTCAGTCACAAAGGACCTCATGGAACATTTTCGG gTTCATGTGGTGTGCCATGGAAAGACACCAATTATGCAAGATGTGGATGGGAGTGACCCCTATGCT GAGCCCAAGCGTGTCGGCAAGTTCAAGACCCTGGACAGCAAGAACAAGCTGACAACGCACGACCTCGTTCAACGGATCATACGCAACCGGTTGCTGTACGAGACACGGAACTACGAGAAGGAGCGGAAGGAGATGGCCATCTATGATGCGTGGCTGCTGAGTCAGCAGAACAACCACGCCAGCCACAACAACAACGTCGGCGATTAG
- the Pect gene encoding phosphoethanolamine cytidylyltransferase isoform X2, with protein MSGEPANDGLVRVWCDGCYDMVHFGHANQLRQAKAMGDYLVVGVHTDEEIKKHKGPPVFTEQERYKMVRAIKWVDEVVEGAPYITTIETLDKYKCNFCVHGDDITLDASGEDTYRYVKESGRYKECQRTAGISTTDLVGRMLLMTKQHHHRGAKEYGVDKEHAGNISKDSTTHSPWTGISQFLPTTQKIIQFAEGKEPKSTDRIVYVAGAFDLFHVGYLDFLEKAKAEGDYLIVGLHTDPVVNRYKGYNYPIMNLHERVLSVLACKYVNEVVIGAPYSVTKDLMEHFRVHVVCHGKTPIMQDVDGSDPYAEPKRVGKFKTLDSKNKLTTHDLVQRIIRNRLLYETRNYEKERKEMAIYDAWLLSQQNNHASHNNNVGD; from the exons ATGAGCGGAGAACCGGCGAACGACGGCCTCGTACGAGTCTGGTGCGACGGCTG TTATGACATGGTGCATTttgggcatgccaatcaactccgACAG GCGAAGGCAATGGGTGATTACCTTGTGGTGGGAGTGCACACTGATG AGGAGATCAAAAAACACAAGGGGCCACCTGTGTTCACCGAGCAGGAGCGGTACAAGATGGTGCGCGCTATCAAATGGGTCGACGAG GTCGTCGAAGGCGCTCCCTACATCACCACGATAGAAACCTTGGACAAatacaagtgcaacttttgtgttCATGGAG atgacatcacacttgaCGCCTCTGGGGAAGACACCTATCGCTACGTCAAGGAGAGTGGTCGTTACAA GGAATGTCAACGGACAGCAGGCATTTCAACCACAGATCTCGTTGGCCG CATGCTTCTAATGACCAAGCAGCACCACCATCGAGGCGCCAAAGAGTACGGCGTGGACAAGGAACATGCAGGCAACATCAGCAAG GACTCCACAACGCACAGCCCCTGGACTGGAATCTCTCAATTTCTGCCAACAACACAGAAGATCATACAATTTGCAGAGGGCAAGGAACCAAAG AGCACAGACCGCATTGTTTACGTTGCGGGAGCCTTCGACCTTTTTC ACGTGGGCTACTTAGACTTCTTGGAGAAAGCCAAGGCCGAAGGAGACTATCTCATAGTGGGACTCCACACAGATCCC gtGGTGAACAGGTACAAAGGGTACAATTACCCCATCATGAACCTCCACGAGCGTGTCCTGAGTGTCTTGGCATGCAAG TACGTCAATGAAGTTGTCATAGGAGCTCCCTATTCAGTCACAAAGGACCTCATGGAACATTTTCGG gTTCATGTGGTGTGCCATGGAAAGACACCAATTATGCAAGATGTGGATGGGAGTGACCCCTATGCT GAGCCCAAGCGTGTCGGCAAGTTCAAGACCCTGGACAGCAAGAACAAGCTGACAACGCACGACCTCGTTCAACGGATCATACGCAACCGGTTGCTGTACGAGACACGGAACTACGAGAAGGAGCGGAAGGAGATGGCCATCTATGATGCGTGGCTGCTGAGTCAGCAGAACAACCACGCCAGCCACAACAACAACGTCGGCGATTAG